From Poecile atricapillus isolate bPoeAtr1 chromosome Z, bPoeAtr1.hap1, whole genome shotgun sequence, one genomic window encodes:
- the KATNAL2 gene encoding katanin p60 ATPase-containing subunit A-like 2: protein MEYESYYFVKFQKYPKITKKVLETEDKQLRSGGRTRRTATSSQNVPRVKKQTVQQPVSKTSSGSTAKPKSSTKESTRQNSDGADTLDQSNFGLTISGISKTGGDSSHPRKGQIIDFHKMIQDAVRVPPDGIPLNSLNSDPDPSERLLKPLSAFIGMTGEMRELAMVVSKDIYLHKPNVKWDDIIGLDTAKRLVKEAVVYPIKYPELFTGILSPWKGLLLYGPPGTGKTLLAKAVATECNTTFFNISASTIVSKWRGDSEKLVRVLFELARYHAPSTIFLDELESVMSQRGTAPGGEHEGSRRMKTELLVQMDGLARSDDLVFVLAASNLPWELDRAMLRRLEKRILVDLPSEEARRVMIQHWLPPLSKSGGVELRTELDYSLLSQETSGYSGSDIKLVCKEAAMRPVRKIFDALENHQPGNSNLAMIQLDTITTADFLDVITHTKPSAKNLSQKYTAWQREFESV, encoded by the exons ATGGAATATGAAAGCTACTATTTCGTAAAGTTTCAAAAGTATCCTAAAATTACCAAAAAGGTCCTGGAGACTG AAGATAAACAGCTGAGAAGTGGAGGAAGAACAAGAAG GACAGCAACTTCTTCTCAGAATGTACCAAGGGTCAAAAAACAGACAGTGCAACAACCAGTGTCAAAAACTTCATCTGGAAGTACAGCAAAACCTAAATCCTCCACCAAGGAGAGCACCAGACAG AATAGTGATGGTGCAGATACTCTGGATCAATCCAATTTTGGCTTAACCATCTCAGGAATCAGCAAAACTGGAGGAGACAGCTCTCACCCAAGAAAG GGCCAAATAATTGACTTCCACAAGATGATTCAGGATGCTGTCAGAGTGCCACCAGATGGAATTCCCTTGAACAGCCTTAATAGTGATCCAGATCCATCA gAACGATTATTGAAACCTCTTAGTGCTTTTATTGGCATGACTGGTGAGATGAGGGAGCTTGCAATGGTTGTAAGCAAA GACATTTATCTCCATAAGCCAAACGTGAAGTGGGATGATATTATAGGGCTGGATACAGCTAAAAGGCTGGTCAAGGAAGCAGTTGTTTACCCCATAAAG TATCCAGAGCTGTTTACTGGCATTCTGTCCCCTTGGAAAGGATTATTGCTATATGGACCACCAG GCACTGGAAAGACTTTGCTTGCTAAGGCTGTTGCCACAGAATGCAATACAACCTTTTTCAACATATCAGCATCCACCATTGTCAGCAAATGGAGGGGTGATTCAGAAAAACTTGTCCGG GTGTTGTTTGAGCTCGCCCGGTACCACGCTCCTTCCACAATTTTTTTGGATGAGCTGGAGTCAGTTATGAGTCAAAGAGGCACTGCTCCTGG TGGTGAACATGAAGGAAGTCGGCGGATGAAAACGGAATTACTGGTGCAGATGGATGGCTTGGCCCGATCTGATGATCTTGTATTTGTTTTAGCAGCTTCCAATCTGCCATG GGAGCTGGACCGTGCCATGCTGCGGCGGCTGGAGAAGAGGATCCTGGTGGACCTGCCGAGTGAGGAGGCACGGAGGGTGATGATCCAGCACTGGCTGCCTCCTCTCAGCAAGAGCGGCGGGGTGGAGCTGAGGACGGAGCTGGATTACAGCCTGCTGAGCCAG GAAACCAGTGGATACTCTGGCTCAGACATCAAACTCGTGTGCAAGGAGGCAGCCATGAGACCAGTGAGGAAAATTTTCGATGCTCTCGAAAATCATCAGCCAG GTAACAGTAACTTGGCCATGATCCAACTGGACACAATCACAACAGCCGATTTCCTGGATGTGATCACCCACACCAAGCCATCAGCAAAGAATCTAAGCCAGAAGTACACGGCTTGGCAGAGGGAATTTGAGTCagtctga